ttaaagtTAACTTTATTCATTTATTGCACATTTATTACgtatttaacttttaaatttgtacaaataaagttctaaatttttaaaattcaaatttcttatatttttattattataaaataattaagtaatgtgttaatatttacattttttatctttaatacaaaaaattaaatacaaaagaagaaaaaggacaaAATGGAGAACAAATTCTTAAAATAACCTACTTTATTAACCTTACatccagaaaaataaaaaattatgggaGATCAGAGTTTTAATTATGATGATTAGTAGGGATTGTATAAATTTTTTGAACTCTAAATATcctacaatttttttctttttctgattgcaatattaataaatcaaatactttttttaaaaaaaaagccaaaaaagtaaaaaaaataaaataaaaataaagacctAGACTAACCTCCTAATGCACGTTCTCACTTTCTGTCCCTATTTCCCTAACATGTTTCCCACACAACCATctagcatttttttatttttcattttttaaagtaaaaaaataaaataattaaaagatcaaaatcaaatttagctAATCTAAATATCCGACACTGTAATTGTCAAACAATATAAATGTCCCACATTCATAATTTCAATGAACtataactacaacaacaacaacaaacccagtgtattcccacacagtgaggtctggggagggtaaaatgtacgcagtccctACCACTACCTTCGGAGAGGTCGCAAGGCttttttcgatagacccctggctcaggaCCAAGAATCAGaagtaaattcataataaagcattaAACACGTTGGAACAATAAAAGTAAGGCACCCATACAGTCGAACCCtatactaacaaaccaaaggcacCCTCACCCACAATAGCCCCACCCTAAAGCTCTCCTAGATTTCGACTACGGCCCACCTGCAggcactaaccttctactcttATCCGCgttctccacaccttcctatctagggtcatgtcctccgtaagctgtaactgctccatgtcccgtctaatcactttcctccaatatttctttggcctacccctaccccgcctgaaaccattgAAAACcagtctctcacacctatgaactggggccTACGCGCCTCTCCTActcacatgtccgaaccatctcaaccgaacttcccgcatcttgtcctccaccgaagccactccaaccttctcccaaataatctcattcctaaccctatcactcCTAGTAAGTTCACACATTCAACGCAACATCCGTATTtttgccaccttcaatttttggatatggGCATTCTTTACTGGCTAACACTCCGTTCTATATAACATGGCCGGACGAACTGCCACTctgtaaaattttcctttaagtttgagcggcaccttcttatcacacaacactcctgagGCTAGCcaccacttcatccaacctgtcCCAATCTGGtgggagatatcctcatcaatctcaccattttccTGAATCaaggacccgagatacttaaaactatccctcctacACATCACCTGAGAGTCCAACCTAACTACCAactcgtcctcctgcctcaagtcattaaacttgcattccatacactctgtcttgctcctactcaacctgaatcctttagactcaagtttttgtctccaaacctctaatttatcattcacacctccccgcgtctcatcaatcaacactacatcatccgcaaaaagcatgcACCAAgacacctcaccttgaatacgtCGCgttaaaacatccatcaccaaagcaaactgaaaagggctaagagtcgatccctgatgcaaaaAATGCTCAtaatctcctcccgccgtcctcacctagGTCTTAGCTccttcatacatgtccttaatcgattTGATGTAAGCCATCGGGACCCCACTCATCTCCAAGCATCTTCAAGgaacctccctaggaactttatcgtatgccttctccaagtcgataaataccatgtggaaatccttcttcctttccctatactgctccaccagtctccgcaccaggtgaattgcctccgtcatTGAGCAACCGGGCATAAAGccaaactggttctccaaaatagatactatcttcctcaacctccgctctaccactctctctcaaatcttcatagtatgacgCAACAACTTAATACTCCTGTAGTTGTTGCAACTGtggatgtcacccttgttcttatataaagaaatcatggtgctccacctccacgcctcagacatttttatagttttgaaaatgccattaaacaatttggtcaaccaccttaaaccagccctGCCAGCAAACTTTCAAAAGTCCACTGGGATCTCGTCTGGCCCTGTTGCCCTACCCCTCCGCATTCTGCGAATAGCCTCATTGACCCCCTCCACTTTAAAATGCCTACAATACCTGAAATCTCGTCACTTCTCTGAGTGCTCCAGGTCCCCTAGCACAATGTCCCTGTCCCTCTCATCATTCAAAAGTTTGTAAAAATACGATTGCCATCTTCTCTTAATATGAGCATCTTCTACCAGCACACTACCATCCTCCCttttaatgcacttcacttggtcaggTCACGACCCTTTTTCTCCCTCAACTTAGCAAGCATATATAACCTTTTTTTCCCATCTCTCTCCTACagccccgcatacaagctctcaaaagttgtCATCTTAGCAatcgtaactgctaacttagcctctttcctagctaacttgtactcttccCTACTAGCCCGCTTATCTTATTCATCtgtactctcaaccaacttagcatactcccccttcttagtctccactttcttctttacttcttcattccaccaccaattcCCATGCCGCTGACCGGCCCGACCCTTTGAGACACCTAATACCTTTCTAGCTGTCTCCCTGATACACCTAGCATCCCTATCCTATATACCATCCACGTCGCCCCTACATTCCCACACCCCTATATCCGCCCCCTTCTTCTCTATCTCCAACGCACTAACCGAAGTCAAGCCCCCTCACTTAATTCTAGGACGTCCCTTCTCTCCCTTCCTTTTCCTATCCTTCTTTAAGCCTAAATGCATCACCAGAAGCCTGTGCTGGGATGAAAGGTTCTCACTCAGAATGACTTTATAGTCCTTGTATAGCACCCTATCCCCCTTCTGAAACAGCAGAAAGTCAATATGCGTCTTAGCTATTGCGCTTCAGAAGGTGaccaggtgatcctccttcttcggaaagctcgaattcactactaccaacccaaaggccctcgcaaaatccaataaAGAAACTCCCTCATCATTCCTCTCCCCAAAACCATAACCCCCAAGCACATTGCCATAGCCCTCTGGTACCATCCCGATGTGACCATTGAAATTCCCTGCTACAACAATTTTCTCAGAGCTAGGCACTCCTCTTACCACTTCGTCCAAATCCTCCCAAAATCGCTTCTTCTCCTCCCCGTTCAAGCCCACCTGAGACGCATAAACactatacacgttcaaagtacaCCCCCAATGACTAGCTTAATCGTCATCAACCTATTGTTGACCCTCTTAATCTCCACTACTTGCCCTCTAAGTTCTTTATCTACTAAGATGCctactccattcctacgcctatAACTGattacaaattatttttcaaaatttaaaatgagTAATGGTTATACTatttcaatttgaattaaaaatagtTACAACTTTTGATCCAGTGTCTTCTAAAACAATATATAAATTTGACCTCTCAAAAACTAAAACAAAGTTACTTTCAATTTTTCTTCCTATGTGGTATTAG
The nucleotide sequence above comes from Capsicum annuum cultivar UCD-10X-F1 unplaced genomic scaffold, UCD10Xv1.1 ctg52860, whole genome shotgun sequence. Encoded proteins:
- the LOC124892989 gene encoding uncharacterized protein LOC124892989, whose protein sequence is VGLNGEEKKRFWEDLDEVVRGVPSSEKIVVAGNFNGHIGMVPEGYGNVLGGYGFGERNDEGKGDRVLYKDYKVILSENLSSQHRLLVMHLGLKKDRKRKGEKGRPRIK